Below is a window of Vulpes vulpes isolate BD-2025 chromosome 14, VulVul3, whole genome shotgun sequence DNA.
TACGTGTGGTTTTTCCTGAACTTTTTCTTCTGCAGCAAAGTTCTATTTTCATTAACTACACACTATTTTAAAGTAGAAGATGGTGGTGAAAGATCAGTCTGTGTtacctttggattttttttctttgtgaaagcAATGGCAGTCTTGATTGTGACAGAAAACTATCTGGAATTTGGACTTGAAACAGGTAATCATTTCatagaagtttaaaaatcagttttgctTTATcaagtgttaatattttttacttcattaaGTTTTATatctgatatgtttttaaaattaggtttgaGATGTATATTCTGTAATGTAAATAATgagcttttattattcttaagatcttcccttttttgtttcagctaaattttgttacttttttccaaaaatgctGCCCCCTCATTTTTTCCTTACAGTTAAATAAGTTTCTGCAATGCTGAAGTTTACTCACCATAGATAAAGATGCAAATTTTGATGCAAATTTTATGCACACTTATGGAATGTACAAATATCAAAGGGATGTTTTCAAAGACTGTTCCTGCTAATAACCAAATTTTATTGCATTATGGCATACTAATTAGCACATGAAAGAGCTAAGCTAGTCACTTCAAGATTTAAGATGTTCTGTTTCctaacattttatttccaaagaaagattctgtattaagaattttttttttccctgcaggtTTTACAAATTTTTCAGATAGTGCGATGCAGTTTCTTGAAAAGCAAGGTTTAGAATctcagtaagtttttaaaaatattatcacttaagtttaaattttttcgTTTATCGTAAAACAGCATTTATTATTAGTGGCTTTGTGTTTTTAATCCTTGAAAAGAATTCCTTTTTAAAGTAGGACTTTTAGAAGTATCCTCACTTGTAATTTTTACATACGTATAAAGACAGTATGTTTCATAGAATTCCTATTTggatttgcttttatttgatttaattccagagattaaataaatttatacctGAATCATATATCAAATTCTGTGTTGAATATGCAGGTTGGGTTGTTACCCATTTGGCTAGAGATGCCTGATTTAGTTTACACTTCACCAATATCCATTATCAGTAATTGAGTAAAAGCAGTCTTTTTGTAAAAGTTCActtagtttttgttattgttattattgtggTTTATAAAGTAATTGATTAGAGGAAAGGAAATTCCCAGAAAGTTGACTTAACAGaacttactgtcttttttttttttttttaatttttatttatagggGTCCTGTTTCAAAACTTACTTTCAAATTTTTCCTGGCTATTTTCTGTTCACTCATTGGGGCTTTTTTGACATTTCCTGGATTACGACTGGCTCAAATGCATCTGGATGCCCTGAATTTGGCAACAGAAAAAATTACACAGTAAGCGGAAAATGTACATAAGCACATGCAGATAAATATATGTTTTCCATCTTAATGAAGGTATATTAttgtaatgaaataataaattattgtattGAAAATTAATAACCATTTGATGTCACACTACTTCCTCTTCTATAAGCAGGTGTCTTTTATTCACTTCTAAATTTTAAGTCCTGTGATTAAAAACATACATCAattactaaatttctttttttacttgttAAGAAATGGAAATACCAGTATTTATGTTCTCTTTAACTCAGAAGTCAGGGTTTATAATACTGTAATCTCTACAACTGAACAAAGGATCTATGGAAATTCTCTTaaatcaagttttttaaaaaatgtttaaattgtatgtaaatcttattttgtatttaaaaatggtttgaaAGTTCACTCTATGCATAAGAAATGTATGTTTTTCTAAATTGATCTGTTTATGAGATTTTGTTAAATTCATACATTATTTGGGAATTGCTGCTACTGTACAGTATTGAATATCATAGATTACTTTCAACTgccaaattctattttaattatcaaATGGAGAACTCCTATTTGAATCCCTGCATATAGTTCAAAGCTCATTTACTACATTCTCTGTGGTTGCTATAGATATTTTTTGTTGATGTTAGACACCTTAGCAGAACGACAGGTTTATATCTTTCAATTCATATCCAGACCCAAGTTTCCATCTTGTCTTTATGTTTTGCAGTAGAAGCTCAAGTTGAGaatattccattttgatttatgtatatattatcttCGAGTTTCTCTGAGtgatcatttttaacatttctgccCTTAAAGCCCTGTATTTAATGATGCTGATTCTATGGTCTTTATATTCTTTACCTCTTACCTATgtcattttcctttaattttgaatcttttttgtttttccttccctccatttTTCTACatgttgtgtttgtgtgtgcatgcacacgtgttTGCATGTGTGCCTACTTATTCTCACCTCCCAGTACCCACTTCttcatccctcttttttttcccctccttttacTCAGCATGCTCTTGGCTGCATCCTGTCTTTCTCCCaacatccatccatctctctaatggcttcttttaaaacaaaacctgtttctccccctcctctctacACACACACTTCAGTCCACTAACCCCAGTGTTAGGATTTAAATAAGCTGaaagggtgggtggaggggagccCTTCACCAGCTACTGAAACCGCTGTGGGCTGCTCCTTGATACTAGAGTGTTCCCTAGCAACACTGCATACCTAATACTGCTGCTTTCTTCCCCCGCACCGGTGGTTTACCCAGGCTGGGGGATGAAAGAATcactttataaaaacatttaaagcatTTAGTAGTGGTTTGGGATTGGGAGAGGGCacatcttagttttcttttcagtaaaacatagcttctttttaagattttttccttttggggTTTGGagctttattttcagtttgttgcAACTCCTGACTGTATTGTAGCACTCTGCTGTGATACAGGAGTGTGGGCAAGCTTGTTCTGTTGTGAGACTAGCATGATTGGCACAAAGAACAATGTTTCCCTCAGCCCCGTGCCCAGGCATTAGTCCTGTTTAATGCCAGAGCTTAGAACCAAAGTTCCACCGATCCCTGTCAGGTGTTCATGGTTTTCTGACGCAGCCCTGTTTGCCTCACATGGATCACAGTCATTTGCACTGTAGTGAAGATTTTGAAATGTGTGCACGCGCGTGTATGGGTGTGTATTTAAAATCCTCCAGTTTAGCCCTTCACTGTGATTGATCATGAAAACAGAACATGGTAAAATAGAaggattgttttttctaaaataagaacaGTCTTTACCAGTTATCTATCTTTGTAGGGTACAAACTTGGGACAATAACTAACAGTGAAATTATAAATCAAACCTAAAACCTTTTGGTGTATTCAGTATATTGCCTTTCTGGAGTATGTACATTTTCTTGGTATGTATAGGATAGGGAAATGAACTTCATAATActtcatgaagaaacaaaaatatatgaatcatttataattttaacagtGTTATTAAAACAGTATACATGATCATTGCATATTGATAGTTTCCTTAGTTATAAGCTGTTGTAGTAGGTTCCATGTGCCATATGCCTTCTAGTGGACCTTGCTAATAATCACTGACTCTTAACTTATATTTAATGAGGAGGCACTTTCTTTTAGCTTGCACTGAAAAAGTGTCAAAAGATGATGCCTGTGTACTGACAGTCAATTGGATTCATTGACTGTGTTAAGTTAGTCATGTAGGTATCTGTGTTATCAAATCAGGGATGTAGTAGGGGATTGTTAACACTAGAATAGAACTGAACACTGTTAGATTTTAGTGCTATATCTGCCTTTAACCTGTAATATTGCCAtgagcaagtcatttaattttcctgaatCTAAATgttctcatttgaaaaattcaGATAATGAGGTAGTTTTGCAGGGGCTCAAATCAGTGTTGAGTAATaatgataaatagaaaataatgatgaCAGTAGTAACTTAATACAGAATACTGAAAATAAGtttctgtcttcattttgtaAATTCCAAGTTTAATGTATTAATGTATTTTGTTCcttggtttttatatttatttcttacatacTTTCAGAACATTACTTCATATCAACTTCTTGGCTCCTTTATTTATGGTTCTGCTGTGGGTAAAACCAATCACCAAAGACTACATTATGAACCCACCATTGGGTAAAGAAAGTGTACCTTTGTAAGTATGGGTATTTGAGGGCTAATTGTTGTTTCCTTAGAGAGTCAAAACTGCTTTCCAAAATGGTATATactatatttaagttttttaacGATAATATTAggatactggttttttttttttgatactgtgTTTTTAAGCATTAATAGAAATGCTAAAAGATGTGTTCTAAAACTGAAGCTACAAATCATCATTTGACGTTTTATGATCTTCCTTAATAAATGTGAATGATCATTAATCCACACTGATGTTATCTTGCACACTTGTAagattttctgtcttctctcttaaTGTCCAGTTGCTATCTGACATTATTGTATTTGGGGAcctatttttttttgggggggggacctatttttaattactttttgccgtccttttttttttttttttccttaattgtgAAAATTACGGAAGATAAAATGAGTAGTATCAATGGATACTCATATTCAGTCCTTATAAGAGTTGCTAGTATTTTCCATATTTActtcacttttgttttgttttgtttgatgtAGTAGTTTTTCAAGTGAATTAGGGATATAACATATTCACCCCTAAGTACATGAGTATTCACCTCTAAGAAATAAGGACATTTTCTGGCATAGTATTATCATCATccctatcaaattaaaaataatgccttACCATTATTATCTAATATTaggtcatattttcctttttaacagaAGAAGATAGTAAGGAAACACAGAAACAATTTATTAAAAGGTGCTAATAACTATACTTGATATATTAACTCATTAGCCTTATGAAACTATGTTCCATAAGTAATAGAAAGTAATAGAAAGATTCAGACAAAGCTGGTTCAAACCCTAGTTCTGATCTCACTGAAACGGTCACATGAGGGAGATGATTTAACTTCACTGagtctctgtttccccatctggaaaatgaagataatagtatctacctcacaAAGTTATCATtggaattaaatgaaagaatgcatgTAATGCAACCAGCTGGAAGTAATTGCTTAATCAATGTTTCTTTCACTGCTTTGCCTCTTCAAAATTAAAGTAGAAAACCTTGACTAGTCATTGACTCCAcagtatacattttatattatgtatttctCCTAGATCCTGGTACAGATTTGTCTTGGAGTATATAATCAGTGATgaccatgactttttttttttttttttaagttaatcttATTGAACTAGGGAAGTATTCATTGAAGCTGTAATGTTTTTCCCCCACACAAGTAAGTCTTAGTGATAATTTTAACTTGAAAGATTCccagtgtttttaaaagtaatttcacacATTTCAACCGTCATATTAAGCGCCTGATGTATGCTAGAGATTAGAATAGGTACGGAGCATGGTCTAACTGTTGCTTTCAAATTACTCGTGGTGTTAGCTTTTATCAAAGGAGAAACCatggtcttttaaaaacattaagccACAAAAGGACATCAGAAATTACCTCTGCTTTCTAAATTCCTTTAAGGATCCCTCTCCAGTCAACTGGGAAAAAAGTCATAAGGGTACAACTTCTACCTGGAATCCTCATTTTAGTCTTGAGGAATTGCTCATAACTGAGGCAGCTTGAGCTCATAGGTTAAGTGACTCGTTGGAGAGAAATCTGAGACCAATTTCTTCATTAATATATCAGAATTACTGGTTTTCCTAGGATCCCAGTCAGGAACTCAGCAGAGTGAGAGATTTATTCAAATATCTTTGTAATCAAACAAAACTCTAGGCATGCGTTGTTCACTTGATAGTTCCAAAGACAGTCTCCtatagtttccttctttctcctgctctccAGTGTAAGAGCTCTCAGCTTCTCTTCATTTTacaaccagttttttttttttttcgtgaaGGAGGGTAGATAGAGAAAAGGACCCCATATATCTTCTACATGTTTCTTCTAGATATCTGTTACTAGTATTCTTTCGTGGTAGGTACATTTATCTTTCTAGTTCTATTATACAAGTCAAAAGTATTGTATAGAAAGTGTAGTATAGTGTGGGATACTTTTGTTTTATATCTCCAGCTGTAACTAAATATAGGTATCCTATATTTTATATGGTGAACACTGACACATATAACTAGATGTTAATGTATTTTGGTCTTTGAGAGCACCATATCAACTTTTTGATCTGTAGAATGACAGAAGCGACATTCGATACTCTGCGTCTCTGGTTAATAATCCTGCTGTGTGCTTTGCGGTTGGCCATGATGCGCAGTCACCTACAAGCTTACTTAAACTTAGCCCAGAAATGTGTGgatcaaatgaagaaagaagcagGGCGAATAAGTACAGTTGAGCTACAGAAAATGGTAAGTTTCATACTGTAGTCACTGAAAAATAGCAAACACTGTATTGtaagaaaacaaagcatttaaCTTCccttactgtttttttaaaagaatttatttatttattcatgagagacacagagagagaagcagagacacaagcagagggagaagcaggctcctcacagggagccggatgtgggactcaatcccacgatgctgggatcacaccctgagccgaaggcagactctcaaccactgagtcacccgggcatTCCTTAACTTCCCTTAATAGTAATTTTATCCCATAGTACTCTTGATGTTAAATAAATGGCATAATCCTAAATTGAAAGATACTGAAGAGATCTTGATCTGATTTTGGTGCTAAGTGAACAAACAGTCTCAGGTCCTCTTCCTGCCTTAGTACTTAAAGTATCAAATCGTTTGGGTTGCAGTGCTGTGGTATATCTACTGTTGCTAAATGAgacaccacccccctcccccacattgATTTGGAAGACATTACAATATATTGTCTAGCCTTTAAGACTTACGAGGTAGGAAATATTAGTTTTAGTGACGAAGTTGATTCCATGTGACATTATTCGAAGTATTTgaacataaaatgtaaatatttaacaatgggaatttcagagaaggaaagggcTAGGAATCCATCCACCATTATAGTTAACTGGATCTGTATAATCTGATCATGTCTTTTTTCGAAATTTGGTTTTGGGTACTTTGTTCTTCACTGTCTTTCATAGTCAGGGGTGTTCATTAAGATTCAGacactttttgttttatcttacgTATTTTCATTCTGTATAATTTTACCTCAGATTTTAGTTGAATGTGTTCATATAGAATAgagatttaatgtttttatttactagGGGTTTATGACTCAAcctgtcatttttatttagtttgatGTTTGTGGTGTCTGTCTAGAGATAcaagcattttgttttatatttgaaatgtaaGTGAATatactaattgaatttaagtggTTATTTTCTCCAATTTATCTTAACCACTtaactattttcaaagaatttattttaatattttcgcATTTAAAAACTTGCCTTCAAACTAAGCCTTCCTGAAGTCAGTTTGGAGTCATTTATAATGAAGTGCAAACTTAATAGCATTTAGCTTCCTTCACATGATGGGATTACCTATCTCTTAAGCAATTCATTTTGACAATTATATGAAAGTTTAATTCACTCATAACATGTCACTTAAGAATGCTTTTGGTTGCAGGTGGCTCGAGTCTTTTATTACCTTTGTGTCATTGCCCTGCAGTATGTGGCACCTCTGGTAATGCTGCTTCACACAACTCTGCTTTTGAAAACTCTAGGTAGGCCTGCCCTGGTAACTGGGAAATACATTGTTTTACTTTCTACCTATAGTGAATAGTGCTTTTTGTTACCTACAAAGCAGTATgcttcttaaaattgttttctttaaaagttttaagaagaaatatgGCAAACTTTTAAAAGTTGATTCATAATATTGGTTTTGAAAACTCAGGTCCATATAGTTCTAATAATATTATGCTTTACATATAGGAGTTGTCTGCTAAAGATTAATCCCCAAATTTACTGAGTAACTTGAGTGAGCACTCttagtcttatttattttgtgttgtaaaaaggattataaaagattTTGCTAATGCCTAACATTTCAGTTATTATAAGGTAATTGTATACTTATATGAATTGCAGGGTCCTTTGCTGAGTTCTACTTTAGATATTGACAGGATaaagatttttcagcagaagaaCAAAGTTCTCGTATAAATCTGTTCACTAAACTATCAAGTTCCTGTGTTGTGTTATTCGAGAACTATCTATTACTGTATTGATCATTTCCCTTTGCTGAGATCAGGCAGTCAGCCAGTGTGGGGGTTTAAGAAGCCCAAAGGAACTAAATGTATTATTTGGGTGGGCTTTGTAGATACCATAGAGATGATGATAGATGTAAATGGCCTTTAGGAATCTATGGAACATAAAGAGGTAGCTCAGTTATAAATTATGTGACTCATATCCTATCCAACATAGGAAAATATATGATGAAAAACTTTTGGAAGCTATTAATAGTCTCTCACATTGAAATCATAGATAgtttctgagaaagaaatttaTTCTGATATTCTAAAGGTAGAAAAGATTTCTAAGAAGTTACTGAGTCTTTCCCTGTCACTCCAGTAGAGGTAGTTGATTAATGTATTCTACAAGggagaaaattgtttttattattttaccagGTTTTAGTGCAGctaattaaaagtaaattagaCTTTTATCTCTACTTTTACTGATATAAGACCAGCTTGTAGTCTAATCaaattaaatgacttttttttttttaacccggTATGTAGAAACGCTATGTTACTTCATTTTCAATAGGAAATAGTTTGTTATGCCActaaatttcttgtttttaatttcaagtatATGTTAAAGATTTTCTTGTTTCAATTAGAAGCCTTGGAATTGTTACTCTTCAAGTTTTACTTGTGTCTTGAATTTTCTAGGTAATCATTCCTGGGGGATTTATCCAGAATCTAGCTCTACCTTGCCAGTGGATAATACTCTACCTTCCAATTCTGTTTCCTCTGAATTACCATCTGCTGATGGGAAGATGAAGGTAACTGTTACACAAATAACAGTGGCACTGGgcagcttaaaaaatattttcactccTCTGCTTTTTCGAGGACTTCTGTCTTTTCTGACCTGGTGGATTGCTGCTTGTCTCTTTTCTACAAGCCTTTTTGGGCTTTTCTATCACCAGTATCTGACTGTGGCATGAATCTTAATTAACAAAAACGGATATCCAAGTCACACTCGAAATTGAAATATTTGTGCTGTCGGAAACCAGAAGAAagcaaatacaaaggaaaaaaaacatatcagaatattttgttttaaatgcttcCTCTGTATTCTCAGGGTGAATCAAtggtataatatttaaaattacagagTAGATTATTAACTGCTATACTGTGGCATTGGAATTTTAACTCCTTGTATTAACTAATGTGAGAGGGCTATCTACAGGGGTAATACTTTTGATTACCTTGGTTTACAGAAACCTCCAGCAGTCTTTGAAACTTCTCATTTGACTCCACTTATTGATTGATTGCTCTTAATGGTATAAAGGTACTGTTAATATTCATATTGGCTGCCTATAGAACAATCTTCAAACTGAGCCATGctttgggggagggaaaggagctAAAATCACTTCTGTTGGTAGTATGTTAGTCACTCTTcaaacaacaatagcaaaatcCAACAGAAAGGACGAAATAGCTACTGTATATTACAGTAAAGAAAGCTGcatagtaattttaaattttatggagATGTACATGCTTAATATCTACAAGTACTGCTGCTTGAGAGTAGCaagaatattgttttaaaatgtattctatcCAATTTGAGGGATCTTTTAATATGATTGGCTATATGAACATTTGCAATCTTGCTAATAGGCTTGGAACGCCCATATTTTATTCTGTGATCCTAAATATAGTTCTTTTATTAGTCTAAAGATATTTATCAACATtgatcagacttttaaaaatttactttaatcCTGCTGACTACCtgtatgtattgtatatattatatattaaatatataatatattgatattataaaaggagaaaatattggaTCCTTATATTTTAAGTTGCTGAATGTATATTAAATGTGGTTGAATGAGATGTGTTTGTAtctagaaattttctttctttttggaatgagattaaaatatgttttgaaagtTCATCAGATCAAGCAATTTATTTGTGTTACCGATGTGTGAGACTGCTTACAATTTTATAAGTACTTGGGATgatttttcccaaattaaaattatttttctgtcattttcccGCTAACCAAATCTACAGGAATCATTTAAACCCATGGTAAATAGGAATTCGTTTAGGTTTATGGTGTTTAGAAtaagaaatgttaataattttttttacagaatgaaATTGAAGTAACTTGAATGAAAAATTCATAGGAAgtgaaaaaaagatctaaaaatgtttttgatgcTTTATCTAAAACCCCAAATTAAGAGCTTCAGTTACAAAGGGAATGAATATAAGAGATAAATaaagtctgtttcctttttcaacaAATAGCAGAATTTATAGATAAACATTCTTCCATTGAATGTTCTTGAGAGGCTATATGTTAGTGCTATGGTTTCAGTGCTATTGTCActattgaaagaaatttttaatctcttttggaATTTCAAGGTTTGACGTTCACATTCATTTGAATAATCGCAGTACAGCGAGTTCCTGTCTTTTGGTATAGATTAAATATTGTGGAATTAGCTGACATTTCTAAATATGAGTGAGTAATAAGTGCTTAATTTGGATAAAACTCTGGTTGATAAGAATTATTAATATAGCCTAATGGTAGTTCATGTGTATTTCCAAAAGGAACATTCCAAATACATCTTGAGATAACAGCATCCACTAAAATAAGTGTCTTTTAATAAGATTATAGCAAAGcatgatatttattttgtatgtgaAAGTTCTCACATGTTGGACCTGAAAAGAACCTCACCTGATActtataaaaccatttttattgaagagctacatttttaaaactataatttaagTTATTATTTTGAGTTTCAAAGATTGTACCATGGTATTATatagggtggggcagggggaggcataGAATTTATTATTGGATGAAATAACCTGCATTTCTAAAATACTATTGATTCACTCTTTTTAGACTTGAATTCTCCCTAAGTGTACTGTGAACTTGTTCAAACTGCACATTAATTTAAGTAATGAGTttggtttaggtttttttttagcctttccaAACAAATTTGAAGAATATGATGGTTGTAACTACTAACTGGTTTATTTAATCATCTTGTCTACGTATACA
It encodes the following:
- the TMEM161B gene encoding transmembrane protein 161B isoform X2, with amino-acid sequence MVMASVMQKIIPHYSLARWLLCNGSLRWYQHPTEEELRILAGKQQKGKSRKDRKYNGHIESKLLTIPKDIDLHLETKSVTEVDTLALHYFPEYQWLVDFTVAATVVYLVTEVYYNFMKPTQEMNISLVWCLLVLSFAVKVLFSLTTHYFKVEDGGERSVCVTFGFFFFVKAMAVLIVTENYLEFGLETGFTNFSDSAMQFLEKQGLESQGPVSKLTFKFFLAIFCSLIGAFLTFPGLRLAQMHLDALNLATEKITQTLLHINFLAPLFMVLLWVKPITKDYIMNPPLGKESVPLMTEATFDTLRLWLIILLCALRLAMMRSHLQAYLNLAQKCVDQMKKEAGRISTVELQKMVARVFYYLCVIALQYVAPLVMLLHTTLLLKTLGNHSWGIYPESSSTLPVDNTLPSNSVSSELPSADGKMKVTVTQITVALGSLKNIFTPLLFRGLLSFLTWWIAACLFSTSLFGLFYHQYLTVA
- the TMEM161B gene encoding transmembrane protein 161B isoform X3 encodes the protein MKPTQEMNISLVWCLLVLSFAVKVLFSLTTHYFKVEDGGERSVCVTFGFFFFVKAMAVLIVTENYLEFGLETGFTNFSDSAMQFLEKQGLESQGPVSKLTFKFFLAIFCSLIGAFLTFPGLRLAQMHLDALNLATEKITQTLLHINFLAPLFMVLLWVKPITKDYIMNPPLGKESVPLMTEATFDTLRLWLIILLCALRLAMMRSHLQAYLNLAQKCVDQMKKEAGRISTVELQKMVARVFYYLCVIALQYVAPLVMLLHTTLLLKTLGNHSWGIYPESSSTLPVDNTLPSNSVSSELPSADGKMKVTVTQITVALGSLKNIFTPLLFRGLLSFLTWWIAACLFSTSLFGLFYHQYLTVA
- the TMEM161B gene encoding transmembrane protein 161B isoform X4, with protein sequence MAVLIVTENYLEFGLETGFTNFSDSAMQFLEKQGLESQGPVSKLTFKFFLAIFCSLIGAFLTFPGLRLAQMHLDALNLATEKITQTLLHINFLAPLFMVLLWVKPITKDYIMNPPLGKESVPLMTEATFDTLRLWLIILLCALRLAMMRSHLQAYLNLAQKCVDQMKKEAGRISTVELQKMVARVFYYLCVIALQYVAPLVMLLHTTLLLKTLGNHSWGIYPESSSTLPVDNTLPSNSVSSELPSADGKMKVTVTQITVALGSLKNIFTPLLFRGLLSFLTWWIAACLFSTSLFGLFYHQYLTVA
- the TMEM161B gene encoding transmembrane protein 161B isoform X1, coding for MGVIGIQLVVTMVMASVMQKIIPHYSLARWLLCNGSLRWYQHPTEEELRILAGKQQKGKSRKDRKYNGHIESKLLTIPKDIDLHLETKSVTEVDTLALHYFPEYQWLVDFTVAATVVYLVTEVYYNFMKPTQEMNISLVWCLLVLSFAVKVLFSLTTHYFKVEDGGERSVCVTFGFFFFVKAMAVLIVTENYLEFGLETGFTNFSDSAMQFLEKQGLESQGPVSKLTFKFFLAIFCSLIGAFLTFPGLRLAQMHLDALNLATEKITQTLLHINFLAPLFMVLLWVKPITKDYIMNPPLGKESVPLMTEATFDTLRLWLIILLCALRLAMMRSHLQAYLNLAQKCVDQMKKEAGRISTVELQKMVARVFYYLCVIALQYVAPLVMLLHTTLLLKTLGNHSWGIYPESSSTLPVDNTLPSNSVSSELPSADGKMKVTVTQITVALGSLKNIFTPLLFRGLLSFLTWWIAACLFSTSLFGLFYHQYLTVA